Proteins encoded together in one Pantoea sp. CCBC3-3-1 window:
- a CDS encoding GMP reductase: MRIEEDIKLGFKDVLIRPKRSTLQSRSQVELTREFTFKHSGVAWSGVPIIAANMDTVGTFSMAEALASFDLLTAVHKHYSVAQWQQFISRVPESVLKHVMVSTGTSDADFIKMQQILALSPALNFICIDVANGYSEHFVAFLKRAREACPGKTIVAGNVVTGEMVEELILSGADIVKVGIGPGSVCTTRVKTGVGYPQLSAVIECADAAHGLGGQIVSDGGCSVPGDVAKAFGGGADFVMLGGMLAAHDECEGTVVEENGEQFMLFYGMSSESAMNRHVGGVAGYRAAEGKTVKLPVRGPVDNTARDILGGLRSACTYVGAERLKELTKRTTFIRVAEQENRVFNR; the protein is encoded by the coding sequence ATGCGTATTGAAGAAGATATCAAGTTGGGCTTTAAAGATGTGTTGATCCGTCCTAAGCGGTCTACGTTACAAAGCCGTTCACAGGTTGAGTTAACTCGCGAATTTACCTTTAAACATTCAGGTGTGGCCTGGTCAGGCGTGCCGATTATTGCCGCCAATATGGATACCGTGGGCACCTTTAGTATGGCGGAAGCACTCGCCTCATTCGACTTGCTCACCGCAGTACATAAACACTACAGCGTAGCGCAGTGGCAGCAATTTATTTCCCGTGTTCCCGAGAGCGTGCTTAAACACGTTATGGTTTCAACCGGGACTTCAGATGCCGACTTTATCAAAATGCAGCAAATTCTGGCGCTTTCACCCGCGCTGAATTTTATCTGTATCGACGTAGCCAATGGCTATTCCGAGCATTTTGTCGCTTTCCTGAAGCGCGCGCGGGAAGCCTGCCCGGGTAAAACGATCGTTGCCGGTAATGTGGTAACGGGTGAAATGGTAGAAGAACTGATTCTGTCCGGTGCGGATATCGTTAAGGTTGGCATCGGTCCAGGCTCGGTCTGTACAACCCGAGTAAAAACAGGGGTAGGTTATCCGCAGCTTTCTGCCGTTATCGAGTGTGCCGATGCGGCTCATGGCCTGGGAGGGCAAATTGTCAGTGACGGCGGCTGCTCGGTGCCTGGCGATGTGGCTAAAGCATTCGGCGGCGGTGCCGATTTTGTCATGTTAGGCGGTATGCTCGCTGCGCATGATGAATGTGAAGGCACAGTCGTGGAGGAAAATGGCGAACAGTTTATGTTGTTCTACGGCATGAGTTCTGAATCCGCCATGAATCGCCATGTAGGCGGAGTAGCAGGCTACCGTGCAGCAGAAGGCAAAACCGTTAAGCTACCCGTTCGCGGGCCTGTAGACAACACTGCCAGAGATATCCTCGGAGGCCTGCGTTCGGCCTGCACCTATGTCGGTGCAGAACGCCTGAAAGAGCTGACTAAACGCACGACGTTTATTCGCGTTGCGGAGCAGGAAAACCGGGTTTTCAATCGTTAG
- the nadC gene encoding carboxylating nicotinate-nucleotide diphosphorylase codes for MTTRRYDPNSRRDALLQRIEDDIPSAVAQALREDLGGEIDPGNDITASLLPAENQSHAVVITREPGIFCGKRWVEEVFIQLGNKTQIAWHVNDGDAIVANQPLFEVTGPSSFILTAERTALNFVQTLSGVATEVSRYVALLAGTNTQLLDTRKTLPGLRTALKYAVLCGGGANHRLGLSDAFLIKENHIIATGSIRQAVEKASWLHPDVPVEVEVESLDELTQAIDAGADIIMLDNFSVEQMREAVQQTQARALLEVSGNVTDETLRTFAETGVDYISVGALTKHIRALDLSMRFR; via the coding sequence ATGACAACCCGCCGCTACGATCCCAACAGCCGCCGTGACGCATTGTTGCAGCGTATTGAAGATGATATTCCTTCTGCCGTCGCCCAGGCGTTACGGGAAGATTTGGGTGGCGAAATCGATCCCGGCAATGACATCACTGCCAGCCTGCTGCCAGCCGAAAACCAGTCTCACGCCGTGGTCATTACTCGTGAGCCCGGCATTTTTTGCGGCAAACGCTGGGTTGAGGAAGTTTTCATCCAGCTGGGCAATAAAACGCAGATCGCCTGGCATGTTAACGATGGCGATGCGATTGTCGCTAATCAGCCGCTGTTTGAGGTCACTGGCCCGTCATCGTTTATCCTCACCGCTGAGCGGACGGCGCTTAATTTTGTTCAAACGCTCTCGGGTGTGGCCACAGAAGTCAGCCGTTATGTTGCGCTTCTTGCCGGAACGAACACCCAACTGCTGGACACTCGTAAAACGCTGCCGGGCCTGCGTACCGCGCTAAAGTACGCCGTACTTTGCGGCGGCGGGGCGAACCATCGCCTTGGCCTGTCAGACGCGTTTCTGATTAAAGAAAATCATATTATTGCCACTGGTTCTATTCGTCAGGCGGTCGAAAAAGCTTCCTGGCTGCATCCCGACGTGCCTGTCGAAGTCGAAGTTGAGTCTCTGGATGAGCTAACTCAGGCAATTGATGCCGGTGCAGACATTATCATGCTGGATAATTTTAGCGTCGAACAGATGCGCGAAGCCGTGCAACAAACTCAGGCCCGCGCACTGTTGGAAGTTTCTGGCAATGTGACTGACGAAACGCTGCGAACCTTCGCCGAAACCGGTGTTGATTACATCTCTGTCGGTGCGCTAACCAAGCATATCCGTGCATTAGACCTCTCCATGCGTTTCCGTTAA
- the yacG gene encoding DNA gyrase inhibitor YacG has protein sequence MNEVTIVNCPTCSKEVIWDELSPWRPFCSKRCQLIDLGEWANEEKRIASEGEFSESDDWSEQQPDRD, from the coding sequence ATGAATGAAGTGACGATTGTTAACTGCCCAACCTGCTCAAAAGAGGTGATTTGGGATGAGCTCAGCCCCTGGCGCCCGTTTTGCAGCAAGCGCTGCCAGCTGATCGATCTGGGTGAATGGGCGAATGAAGAGAAGCGCATTGCCAGCGAAGGTGAGTTCTCAGAAAGCGACGACTGGAGTGAACAGCAGCCGGATCGCGATTAA
- a CDS encoding A24 family peptidase, translating to MDQQFWNIRQKILVAVAIVSVTSLVIWRIPSGILLPATLLLSWMLLSLSLTDLRYMLLPDRLTLSLLWLGLISNAAGLLPSVQLAWAVSGAAVGYTSLFLLSRSYRFFAKKEGLGLGDAKLLAALGAWLGVYRLPTIILIASSIAIVMLLASWMFTGRDLSKPFPFGPTLAFAGWAVFLWQHG from the coding sequence ATGGACCAACAGTTCTGGAATATCAGGCAAAAGATCCTGGTTGCTGTCGCCATCGTTAGCGTGACGTCGCTGGTAATCTGGCGGATACCTTCAGGAATATTGCTACCTGCTACATTGTTGCTGAGCTGGATGCTGCTGTCTCTGTCGCTGACAGACCTGCGATATATGCTGTTACCCGACAGATTGACGCTCTCATTACTGTGGCTCGGACTGATAAGTAATGCCGCGGGGCTGCTTCCTTCTGTGCAGCTGGCCTGGGCGGTCTCTGGCGCTGCTGTTGGCTATACCTCGCTTTTTTTGCTTTCACGTAGCTATCGATTTTTCGCAAAGAAAGAAGGATTAGGTTTGGGAGATGCCAAGCTGCTGGCCGCTCTGGGCGCGTGGCTTGGGGTTTACCGACTGCCGACAATCATCCTGATCGCTTCATCCATTGCCATTGTTATGCTGCTGGCAAGCTGGATGTTTACCGGCCGCGATTTGAGTAAACCTTTCCCTTTTGGTCCCACACTGGCTTTCGCTGGTTGGGCGGTTTTTCTCTGGCAACATGGATAA
- the zapD gene encoding cell division protein ZapD yields MSTTVLFEHPLNEKMRTWLRIEFLLSQLESSRTITNPVSALTFFRNAAELLDVFERGELRTEIVKELEKQQQKLRSWVEVPGVDMELVNTLRENLKARSTELMAAPRMGQLLREDRLISLVRQRLSIPGGCCSFDLPTLHIWLHIAQEKRDLQVAQWMNSLAPIREALTLILDLLRQSVNFRNQTSLNGFYQDNAEGADLLRLQLMLEDSLYPQISGHKSRYAIRFLPLDSEHGEVPARLDFQLACC; encoded by the coding sequence ATGAGCACAACGGTTTTATTTGAGCACCCTTTAAACGAAAAAATGCGCACCTGGCTGCGAATTGAATTTTTACTGAGTCAGTTAGAAAGCAGCCGCACCATTACTAATCCTGTCAGCGCGTTGACTTTTTTCCGCAATGCGGCGGAACTGCTTGATGTTTTCGAGCGGGGTGAACTGCGTACTGAGATTGTTAAAGAGCTGGAAAAACAGCAGCAGAAATTACGCTCATGGGTAGAGGTGCCGGGCGTTGATATGGAGCTGGTAAACACGCTGCGCGAGAATCTTAAAGCGCGATCCACTGAGCTGATGGCTGCCCCGCGTATGGGTCAGCTGCTGCGCGAAGATCGCCTGATAAGCCTTGTTCGTCAGCGTCTGAGCATACCTGGCGGCTGCTGTAGCTTTGATCTGCCTACGCTACATATCTGGCTGCATATCGCACAGGAAAAACGTGATCTACAGGTTGCGCAGTGGATGAATTCACTGGCACCCATTCGTGAAGCATTGACGCTGATCCTGGATTTACTGCGTCAGTCTGTTAACTTCCGCAACCAGACCAGCCTGAACGGATTTTATCAGGATAATGCGGAGGGCGCGGACTTACTGCGTCTCCAACTGATGCTGGAAGATTCGCTATATCCGCAAATATCCGGGCATAAAAGCCGCTATGCCATCCGTTTCTTACCGCTCGACAGCGAGCACGGCGAAGTGCCGGCCCGCCTCGATTTTCAACTTGCCTGCTGTTAA
- the gspE gene encoding type II secretion system protein GspE: MSSSSHRAVEALCQRYQAVILSFTPQRLHLAVAAPPSEEMMEALRFATHTTIDVECWPPARLEQFRQERNLTPASGIQASADNGETAVQRIDGILTLAVQQRASDIHIEPQTDSLRIRFRVDGVLQEVPLNGRENAAALVARLKILANLDIAERRMPQDGQFTLLLQEKAASFRLSTLPTRCGEKAVIRLLQNDAQSIALENLGMSQTALRHFKEALARPQGLILVTGPTGSGKTFTLYSGLSSLNTPGRNLCSVEDPIEIPLPGINQTQIHPRAGLEFSHVLRALLRQDPDIIMIGEIRDGETAEIAINAAQTGHLVLSTLHTNSTLETLTRMGQIGIPGYLLASALKLVIAQRLVRRLCPHCREPAEAVAHFPRSLWPGTIQNWHAPGCERCYSGFYGRLALFELLPVTARLQNAIAANRSQEELVEIMHQQKVNSLFVEGLHCVNRGETTLEELNRIVGKEDG, from the coding sequence ATCTCATCCTCTTCCCACCGGGCCGTTGAGGCCCTTTGTCAACGCTACCAGGCCGTCATACTCTCTTTCACGCCGCAACGCTTACATCTTGCCGTTGCTGCACCGCCTTCTGAGGAGATGATGGAAGCGCTACGCTTTGCCACCCATACGACTATTGATGTGGAGTGTTGGCCGCCAGCACGTCTGGAGCAATTCAGGCAGGAGCGCAATCTCACACCGGCTTCCGGTATTCAGGCATCGGCAGACAACGGCGAAACAGCGGTTCAACGTATCGACGGTATACTGACGCTGGCAGTGCAGCAGCGCGCTTCTGATATCCATATTGAGCCGCAGACGGATTCCCTGCGGATTCGCTTTCGTGTCGATGGGGTCTTACAGGAAGTGCCTCTTAACGGGAGGGAGAACGCGGCGGCGCTGGTGGCAAGACTGAAGATTTTAGCCAATCTGGATATCGCTGAACGCAGAATGCCGCAGGATGGTCAGTTCACACTGTTGCTTCAGGAAAAGGCCGCGTCGTTCCGCCTCTCCACATTACCCACACGCTGTGGCGAGAAAGCGGTTATCCGCCTGTTGCAAAATGATGCCCAATCCATCGCGCTGGAAAACCTGGGTATGTCTCAGACTGCACTCAGGCATTTTAAAGAGGCTCTGGCGCGGCCACAGGGATTGATTTTAGTCACCGGTCCAACAGGCAGTGGCAAAACATTTACGCTCTATAGCGGATTAAGCTCGCTAAATACGCCGGGCCGCAACCTGTGCAGCGTTGAAGATCCCATTGAAATTCCGCTGCCGGGCATTAATCAAACGCAAATCCATCCCAGGGCGGGTCTGGAGTTCAGCCACGTATTACGTGCGCTCCTGCGCCAGGATCCCGATATCATCATGATTGGCGAAATTCGCGACGGGGAAACTGCAGAAATTGCGATTAATGCGGCTCAGACGGGCCATCTGGTACTTTCAACGCTGCACACCAACTCTACCCTCGAAACCTTAACCCGGATGGGGCAAATAGGTATTCCCGGTTATTTGCTGGCTTCAGCCTTAAAGCTGGTTATTGCCCAAAGGCTGGTTCGCCGGCTCTGCCCGCACTGCCGGGAGCCCGCTGAAGCCGTCGCGCATTTCCCGCGGTCGCTCTGGCCCGGCACGATACAAAACTGGCATGCTCCAGGCTGCGAACGCTGCTATTCCGGTTTCTATGGCCGGTTAGCGTTGTTCGAACTTCTCCCGGTTACCGCCCGACTACAAAATGCGATTGCGGCAAACCGTTCACAAGAGGAGCTGGTAGAAATCATGCATCAGCAAAAAGTGAACTCTTTGTTTGTTGAAGGATTGCATTGCGTTAATCGCGGCGAGACCACTCTCGAAGAGCTAAACAGAATAGTGGGCAAAGAAGATGGCTGA
- the mutT gene encoding 8-oxo-dGTP diphosphatase MutT, translated as MKHLQVAVGIIRDRNKNIFLTRRSAKSHMANMWEFPGGKIEAGETPEQALKRELCEEAGIEVLQLNAYGQAEHADSELKVTLHFFIVDSWKGTPYGREGQPERWVAQKALVAEQFPPANAGVITRLKAEALE; from the coding sequence ATGAAACATCTGCAAGTAGCGGTGGGTATCATCCGCGATCGGAATAAAAATATCTTTCTTACCCGGCGATCGGCGAAATCGCATATGGCTAATATGTGGGAATTTCCTGGCGGAAAAATCGAAGCGGGGGAAACGCCTGAGCAGGCGTTAAAGCGTGAGCTGTGTGAAGAAGCCGGCATTGAAGTTTTGCAGCTAAATGCTTATGGCCAGGCAGAGCACGCTGATAGCGAGCTGAAAGTGACGCTGCATTTCTTTATTGTCGATAGCTGGAAGGGCACACCCTATGGCCGTGAAGGGCAGCCTGAACGTTGGGTCGCACAGAAAGCGCTAGTGGCGGAGCAGTTTCCCCCCGCTAACGCTGGCGTCATTACCCGTTTAAAAGCGGAAGCGCTTGAATAG
- a CDS encoding anti-sigma factor domain-containing protein, with amino-acid sequence MKARSHYDTALAAEYALGTLRGPARRQFERRLERESALGQEVNRWQTVLGHLDNSIQPVAPPDRVWQKITQSLPAEKREQKTFRWHYLGWAMAASFAGALLFQISQQPPELQAIAVLNSSNVQQGSWVVALNRSKSELTIQSLNAGSLPADHSFELWLIPPGQKPQSLGLIQASGKTRIALAAERLTAEPTLAISLEPKGGSPTGQPTGPVMYSGQVSAG; translated from the coding sequence ATGAAAGCAAGAAGCCATTATGATACGGCTCTGGCTGCCGAATATGCTCTTGGTACGCTGCGCGGACCGGCACGGCGACAGTTTGAGCGGCGGCTGGAGCGGGAATCTGCCCTTGGGCAGGAAGTGAACCGCTGGCAAACCGTCCTCGGCCATCTTGATAATTCAATCCAGCCCGTAGCGCCGCCCGACCGGGTATGGCAAAAAATCACCCAAAGTTTACCGGCAGAAAAACGAGAACAAAAAACTTTCCGCTGGCACTATCTCGGCTGGGCGATGGCGGCTTCTTTCGCCGGTGCGCTCCTGTTCCAAATCTCTCAGCAGCCGCCTGAACTCCAGGCCATTGCGGTATTGAACAGCAGTAATGTGCAACAAGGCTCATGGGTAGTCGCACTAAACCGCAGCAAAAGTGAACTGACGATACAGTCGCTCAATGCCGGAAGTTTACCCGCGGACCACAGCTTTGAACTGTGGCTAATACCTCCAGGCCAAAAACCTCAGTCGTTGGGTTTAATCCAGGCTTCAGGTAAAACCCGCATCGCGCTAGCCGCCGAACGGCTTACGGCTGAACCAACGCTGGCTATCAGCCTTGAGCCAAAAGGCGGTTCGCCAACAGGTCAGCCTACCGGGCCGGTGATGTACAGCGGGCAGGTCTCTGCCGGTTAG
- the ppdD gene encoding prepilin peptidase-dependent pilin, producing the protein METQQGFTLIELMIVIAIIAILSAIGLPAYQNYLQKAALTDMLQTAMPFKTAVELCAIEHGGAANCSEGSNGVPAGKGSRYVSAVTVKSGMLTLSGQESLNGLTVMMIPQWDGLEGQMSWQRSCSTSQSSLKEACENVFRFDDSDEVAE; encoded by the coding sequence ATGGAAACACAACAAGGTTTTACCCTAATCGAACTGATGATCGTAATCGCCATCATCGCTATTCTCAGCGCCATAGGCTTGCCGGCATATCAAAACTATCTGCAAAAGGCCGCGCTAACCGACATGTTGCAAACGGCAATGCCGTTTAAAACCGCTGTCGAACTTTGCGCTATTGAGCACGGCGGTGCTGCAAACTGTAGCGAAGGAAGCAATGGTGTTCCCGCTGGAAAAGGCTCCCGCTATGTTTCCGCCGTGACGGTCAAATCAGGCATGCTCACGCTGAGCGGCCAGGAAAGCCTTAACGGACTCACGGTTATGATGATCCCACAATGGGACGGGTTGGAAGGCCAGATGAGCTGGCAACGAAGCTGTTCGACATCACAGTCCAGCCTGAAAGAAGCCTGTGAAAATGTCTTCCGCTTTGATGATTCTGATGAGGTTGCCGAATGA
- the ampD gene encoding 1,6-anhydro-N-acetylmuramyl-L-alanine amidase AmpD, which translates to MQLQAGWLTGVRRVPSPHFNERPLLETPTLLVIHNISLPPGEFGGPWIDDLFMGTLDPSAHPYFAGIAHLRVSAHCLIRRDGEIVQYVPFHLRAWHAGVSRYQEREACNDFSIGIELEGTDCLAYTDEQYQALQNVTQLLAEHYPQIAENITGHSDIAPERKTDPGPAFDWVRYRAGLRSGNVTKQE; encoded by the coding sequence ATGCAGCTGCAAGCAGGCTGGCTAACGGGCGTAAGAAGGGTGCCTTCCCCCCATTTCAACGAGCGGCCCCTACTGGAAACGCCAACGCTTTTGGTGATCCACAATATCAGCCTGCCTCCGGGCGAGTTTGGCGGTCCCTGGATTGATGACCTGTTTATGGGCACTCTGGATCCCTCCGCTCATCCTTATTTTGCCGGGATTGCTCACCTGCGGGTCTCGGCACACTGCCTGATTCGACGTGATGGCGAAATCGTTCAATATGTTCCTTTTCATCTTCGGGCCTGGCATGCCGGCGTTTCCCGCTATCAGGAGCGAGAAGCCTGCAATGACTTTTCCATTGGTATTGAGCTGGAAGGCACCGATTGCCTGGCCTATACCGATGAGCAATATCAGGCTTTGCAAAACGTTACCCAGCTACTGGCGGAGCATTATCCGCAAATAGCGGAAAATATTACCGGGCATAGTGATATCGCGCCGGAAAGAAAAACCGATCCCGGTCCGGCGTTTGACTGGGTGCGATACCGGGCCGGTTTACGCTCAGGTAATGTTACAAAGCAGGAGTAG
- the ampE gene encoding beta-lactamase regulator AmpE yields MTLFSLLLVLGWERLFKSGEHWQLDHHLSKVFRRQQRFSMGRTLAMMLIAMALVALCLLALKGLFFGLLQLLFWIGVGLLCIGAGSVRLHYHAYLKAASRNDIDAHTALAEELTLIHGLPIECNEREYLCELQNALLWINYRFYLAPLFWFVVGGAWGPVLLVGYAFLRAWQSWMARHHTPLERSQSGVDALLHCIDWIPVRLVGVAYALLGHGERALPAWFASLGDRHTSQYQVLTRLAQFSLARDLHTDKVETPRIAVALAKKVSLVIVVVVALLTIYGTLV; encoded by the coding sequence ATGACGCTTTTTAGTTTGTTGTTAGTTTTAGGCTGGGAACGGTTGTTCAAATCAGGGGAGCACTGGCAGCTGGATCATCATCTGAGCAAGGTATTTCGCCGGCAGCAGCGCTTTTCTATGGGGCGGACGCTGGCGATGATGCTGATTGCTATGGCGCTGGTTGCGCTATGTTTGCTGGCCTTGAAAGGCCTGTTTTTTGGCTTATTACAGCTGCTGTTCTGGATTGGCGTTGGCTTACTTTGTATTGGTGCCGGTTCGGTGCGCCTGCACTATCACGCTTATCTGAAAGCCGCGAGCCGCAACGATATTGATGCCCACACCGCACTGGCGGAAGAACTGACCTTGATTCATGGCCTGCCGATAGAATGCAACGAGCGTGAATACCTTTGCGAGCTGCAAAATGCGCTGCTGTGGATTAACTACCGTTTTTATCTTGCGCCGCTGTTTTGGTTTGTTGTAGGTGGCGCGTGGGGGCCGGTATTGCTGGTGGGATATGCTTTTCTGCGCGCCTGGCAAAGCTGGATGGCGCGGCACCATACGCCGTTGGAGCGCTCGCAGTCTGGCGTGGATGCGCTTCTGCACTGCATCGACTGGATACCGGTGCGCCTGGTGGGCGTTGCTTATGCCTTGCTGGGACACGGCGAGCGTGCATTACCCGCCTGGTTTGCCTCGCTCGGCGATCGTCATACTTCACAATATCAGGTGCTTACCCGACTCGCGCAATTCTCGCTGGCTCGCGATCTGCATACGGATAAAGTCGAAACGCCTCGTATTGCGGTCGCGTTGGCAAAAAAAGTTTCTCTGGTGATTGTGGTGGTAGTAGCGCTGTTAACTATATACGGCACGCTGGTCTGA
- the hofC gene encoding protein transport protein HofC — protein sequence MADPLLFRWQATDGEGHFHQGAFFCLNQQEVMERLILLNLHPLKLIKGRKYRARDWQWQHKITFFRELATLLRAGMTLSASLQLIAEGHSDPGWQALLTQIQQSVAEGTPFSDALASWPAVFPSLFPALIKVGELTGKMDECCLRLAEQQERQRLLQKKVIKALRYPLFVVAIALVVSIGMLVFVLPEFVAVYQAFDAPLPAFTAAIIALSAGLQKYGLLLLPLLCALGYFWRWQSHRLPAWQRAEQQGLLRLPLIGRLYRGGQLCAIFMTLSLTQQSGLTLLQGLQAAEKILSQRIWREAIAVLQQHIASGYPLHQALAHHRLFTPLCYQLIKVGEEAGALDTLLIRLGEWHESSTHELADNLAAALEPLMMLVTGILVGTLVVAMYLPIFNLGEALG from the coding sequence ATGGCTGATCCTTTGCTGTTCCGCTGGCAGGCGACTGACGGAGAAGGTCATTTTCATCAGGGCGCGTTCTTCTGTCTGAACCAACAGGAGGTTATGGAGCGCCTGATATTACTGAATTTGCATCCGCTAAAGCTGATCAAAGGGCGTAAATATCGGGCCAGAGACTGGCAATGGCAGCATAAAATTACTTTTTTTCGCGAACTGGCGACCTTACTGCGAGCAGGCATGACGTTGTCTGCCAGCCTACAGCTGATTGCTGAAGGACACAGCGATCCCGGCTGGCAGGCATTGCTGACGCAAATACAGCAAAGCGTCGCGGAAGGAACACCGTTTTCCGATGCACTGGCAAGCTGGCCTGCGGTATTTCCCTCTCTGTTTCCTGCGCTAATCAAAGTCGGCGAACTCACCGGGAAGATGGACGAATGCTGTCTGCGGCTCGCTGAACAGCAGGAGCGCCAGCGGCTACTGCAAAAGAAAGTCATTAAGGCGCTGCGCTATCCGCTGTTTGTGGTGGCTATCGCGCTGGTGGTCAGTATCGGTATGTTGGTTTTTGTGCTGCCCGAATTTGTCGCTGTTTATCAGGCTTTCGATGCTCCGCTTCCGGCATTTACCGCAGCCATTATTGCGCTGTCGGCAGGACTGCAAAAATACGGCCTGCTGCTGCTTCCCTTACTGTGCGCACTGGGCTATTTCTGGCGCTGGCAAAGCCACAGATTGCCAGCCTGGCAACGGGCGGAGCAACAAGGGTTACTTCGCCTGCCTTTAATCGGCAGGCTCTATCGTGGCGGCCAGCTCTGCGCAATATTTATGACCCTCTCTCTGACTCAACAATCCGGGCTAACCTTGCTTCAGGGCTTACAGGCTGCTGAGAAAATTTTGAGCCAGCGGATCTGGCGTGAAGCCATAGCGGTATTGCAGCAGCACATCGCCTCAGGTTATCCCCTGCATCAGGCCCTGGCTCATCACCGCCTTTTTACCCCGCTCTGTTATCAATTAATCAAGGTTGGGGAAGAGGCCGGCGCGCTGGATACGCTGCTAATCAGACTGGGAGAATGGCACGAAAGCAGCACGCATGAGCTGGCCGATAATCTGGCTGCGGCCCTGGAACCTCTGATGATGTTAGTCACGGGGATTTTAGTAGGAACGCTGGTTGTCGCCATGTATCTGCCCATTTTTAACCTTGGGGAGGCATTGGGGTAA
- the coaE gene encoding dephospho-CoA kinase (Dephospho-CoA kinase (CoaE) performs the final step in coenzyme A biosynthesis.), with translation MSYTVALTGGIGSGKTTIANAFAARGIEIIDADVIARQVVEPGQPALEAIRQRFGTGIVPKDGTLNRAALRQRIFSSAPDKAWLNALLHPLIHTETRRQLALARSVWCLWVVPLLVENNLQHLANRVLVVDVDRDTQLARTIARDGISREQAEHILAAQVTREERLAVADDIIDNGGSPDDVAAQVALLDQRYHQLAGATNQD, from the coding sequence ATGAGCTATACTGTTGCGCTGACCGGTGGCATTGGCAGCGGAAAAACAACCATCGCCAATGCCTTTGCCGCCAGGGGCATAGAGATTATCGATGCCGATGTGATTGCCCGCCAGGTAGTCGAACCGGGGCAGCCTGCTCTCGAGGCTATTCGACAGCGGTTTGGCACCGGGATCGTCCCGAAAGACGGCACGCTTAATCGCGCAGCCTTACGCCAACGCATTTTCAGTTCTGCGCCCGATAAGGCCTGGCTGAACGCCCTTTTGCATCCGCTGATCCATACTGAAACCCGTCGTCAGCTGGCGCTTGCCCGCTCGGTTTGGTGTTTATGGGTGGTGCCTTTACTGGTCGAAAATAATTTACAGCATCTGGCGAACCGGGTGCTGGTGGTCGACGTAGACCGTGATACTCAACTGGCGCGTACTATCGCCAGAGATGGGATTAGCCGTGAACAGGCTGAACATATTCTGGCTGCGCAGGTCACTCGCGAAGAGCGACTTGCTGTGGCAGACGATATTATTGATAACGGCGGATCGCCTGACGATGTAGCCGCCCAGGTTGCCCTGCTGGACCAGCGCTATCACCAGCTCGCCGGAGCAACAAATCAGGATTAA
- a CDS encoding RNA polymerase sigma factor: MTDTIIDSQILLLQAAGRGDRRAFEQLYRQMSPYLFTIALRILRRRGWAEEVLHDAMLAIWQKAGSYDPLQSAPKTWMTTIVRHRAIDYARLRANQTTSLESTDFDAPEDDELQSLSSTFADGLPTTSEARRLSECLNSLPGDQKQSVVLAYYQGLSHSEVAEHLQQPTGTVKSWIRRALAHLKECVGI; encoded by the coding sequence ATGACAGACACGATTATTGATAGTCAGATTCTTTTATTGCAGGCGGCAGGACGAGGCGACAGGCGTGCTTTCGAGCAGCTTTATCGCCAGATGTCACCTTATCTTTTTACCATCGCTTTACGAATACTTCGTCGGCGAGGCTGGGCTGAAGAGGTCCTCCATGACGCTATGCTGGCCATCTGGCAAAAAGCGGGCAGTTACGACCCGTTGCAGAGTGCGCCAAAAACGTGGATGACGACTATTGTTCGCCACCGTGCTATTGATTACGCCCGATTGCGGGCCAATCAGACTACGTCACTGGAGTCGACAGATTTCGATGCGCCAGAAGACGACGAACTGCAATCTCTTTCCAGCACCTTTGCTGACGGTTTACCAACGACCTCAGAAGCCCGCAGGCTGTCAGAATGCCTTAATAGCCTGCCGGGGGACCAAAAACAAAGCGTAGTACTGGCTTATTATCAGGGGTTATCGCACAGCGAGGTGGCTGAGCATTTACAGCAGCCCACCGGTACGGTTAAAAGCTGGATCCGTCGTGCGCTGGCCCACCTGAAGGAGTGTGTGGGAATATGA